From Bradyrhizobium sp. AZCC 1610:
CGCCTGCGCCTGCTGCTTCGCACTCAGCTTGTTGGGCTTGATGCGAATGGAATCGAAGAATTTGGATGAATCAATTGCCATGGCTGACTTTGACTACGCAATGCCCGAGGCTTCAAGTCTTGACATTGCGAATACCTCTGTTCGGATGCGTCATTGACGGAAAGCCGACAACGGAATTATCTGCCGCCATCATGAGCACCACCAGGGACGCTATCATAAACAAGTTGCGTGAAGCTTTCTTGCCGGAAAGCCTCGACGTTACGGACGAATCTCATCTGCATGAGGGCCATGCGGGCCACCGGCCGGGCGGCGAGACGCATTTCAGGGTCTATATCGTATCTCCGGCCTTCGAAGGGAAGAGCCGGGTTGAACGCCACCGTATGGTAAATGCGACGCTTGCGGCGGAACTCGAGGGCTCCGTCCATGCGCTCGCGATCAAGGCGCAGGCCCCGGGAGAAACCGCCGGCCGGTAAGTTGGTCTGCCGCAAGAATATGAGCGCCCGCTGGCGCTGGAAATTTCGACACATCCGGCCGAATGGTTGGTCGCGGACGCCATCTTCTACCTGCATGGGGCTGTCCGCCAGCTTCCTGTGAAGGTCGGCCGGGACGGTAGAACCGTTTTCGCAACTGTGAGACAATTGCCAAAGCGATGGATCAGGTTCCGTTCGAACGCGGGGTCGGGCTGACCCCGATGCCGTCGCAGGTCGATGGGGTCGTCCGATGCGATATTGGGCATGCTTCAGATGGACCGCCGCCTTGGCGCTGCTGGTTGCGACCTCCCCGATCAGGGCGCACGCGCTTGATATGCCGAGCCCCTTTGTCCAGGAAGTCCTGATCAAGAGCATTCTGGTGACGCTCAACGACGCGGTGGCATCGGATAATTTCACGGTGCTCCACGCCAAGATTTCAAAGCCGTTCCGCGATCAGTTTCCGCCCGAGAAGCTGCGGACCGTCTTCAAGGACCTGGTCGAGAAGCACGCCGTGTTCGACGCGATCGTCGCAAACCCGGTCATTCCGGATGAAGATGCGAAGATCGACGACAAAGGCGTACTGCGCCTTAAAGGTCATTTCGACACGACGCCCAAAAAGGTGAAGTACCAACTCGGCTTCATCCCCTCCGACGGTCAGTGGAAGCTCAGCGGCATCACCATCGATATCGAATAGCTGACACCGTCATGGCGCGGACGCTCAGAACGCCGTCCCCGCCCGCTTCGGCTTCGGATCCTCGCCCTCAGCCTCGCGCGGCACCGGCGCGATCTTGAGGGCCGTGATGCGGTTGCGCTCACGGCGCAGCACGCGGAAGCGGAAGCCATGGAAGGTAAAACTCTGCCCGCGCTCGGGGATCGAGCGCGCTTCGTGAATCACGAGGCCGGCGACGGTCGTTGCCTCCTCGTCCGGCAGATGCCAGTTCATGGCGCGGTTGAGGTCGCGGATCGGCACCGAGCCGTCCACCACCACCGAGCCGTCGAGTTGGGCGCGGACCGCCGGTCACCACGACGTCGTGCTCGTCGGAAATATCGCCGACGATTTCTTCCAGAATGTCTTCCAGCGTCACCATGCCTTCGACCTCGCCATACTCGTCGACGACGAGCGCGAAGTGGGTCTTG
This genomic window contains:
- a CDS encoding BolA family protein; the encoded protein is MSTTRDAIINKLREAFLPESLDVTDESHLHEGHAGHRPGGETHFRVYIVSPAFEGKSRVERHRMVNATLAAELEGSVHALAIKAQAPGETAGR